Within the Vibrio tasmaniensis genome, the region GGCAACAGCACGATCGGTAGAATCTCAACAGATGTAGACGTTGATCCTGCATTCATCATGGATCATATCGACATGGGTGCCATGCTTCGCCTGGAAGGAATTTATGACAATCAATGGGGTTACTACCTTGATTACAGCTACATGAAATTAAGTGGGAAAACAGATTCTGTACTAGACATAAACAAAAACATTTTGAAAGGCAATGTCGATATAAGACAAGGCGTTTTAGAGGCTAAGGGCTTCAAACGCTATCAATATGATATCGGGATGATTGATTATATGGTGGGGATACGTTGGTGGGACAACGATATTGATACAAGGCTCTACGGTTCCAACGGAAATGTGGATTTACGTAAATCACTCAATGAAGATTGGATCGATTATCTTGTCGGAGTTCGATGGACCAAAGAACTCAACAAAAATTGGACAGTACACACCAGCCTAGACATGGGGCTTGGCAGTGACACCAACTTCACCGGCTCATTGTTAACTGGAGCTCGTTACCAGATTAACGACTGGTCAGATTTAAATCTCGCCTACAAATCCACTTGGGTTGATTACGAAAATAAAGGCACTTTTGAATACGATACTGCCACACAAGGCTTCTTGGTGGGTTGGGCAGCTCATTTTTGATTAGAGAGTCAGGATATTAGAAATTTAGGTAAGCCGGATTCATGGCTTACCTTTCAAATGAAGTCTACCTTTCAAGAAAAGCTGCTGGTGACTTACTTATTGATTCACAGGGTGTGGCACAACACATTCTTGCTTCATGATCTTAAGGCCAACATCAAGCGTTTCTGTCCACGCTTGCTCAACTTGCTCGTCATAATGCGGGTCGTACTTTTTAACCGTATTCAACAATGAATTGAACCAATCATTGAGTTCTTGTTCAGAGATATCCATCCCTAAATCTTTGTGTCGCTTCCCAAGCTTTTTCACAGAATTTCGAACACTCGACAGACCAGCAGAGTTGTGGATGAGGATAATAGAAGCTTTGAGCATCTTGGTTTGTTGCTCTAATCCAATGCTTTCAAATCGTTCTGAAAACCTAGGATTATGCTCACAAAAATCAGCCAAGAAGGTTTCTAAAAATTCTTGGTCGATCCTGCAGCGCTCAAAGCTCTCATAAAACAGTTCGTTTGGTGACATCTGACAGATCCTTTGCAATATTTGTGAGTCTTCAGGAAAACTTACAAGTTCAGAGCCGTGATTCACAAGCTCTTAACAATCAATACGATCTAATTATACGCCACTATGGCATAAAGTGAGTTGCACAGATCTTGTTTCCATCAGGATCTCGCAAATAGGCCATGTAAAGACGACGTTCGTCAGAGCCTCTCGCACCTGGCCCGTTTTCAATGCTTGTGCCGCCATTTTCCACACCGACACGGTGCCACTCATCTACAGCTTCAGGAGAAGACGCAAGAAAACCCACCGTCATGCCGTTGCCGTGAGTCGCAGGCTGACCATCAATCGGCTTCGTTAAGCCCAACACACCCGTTTGGCTAACGTAAACACAGCGCCCTTTGGGATCAACAGAGCCTTCGCTATAACCAAGCACCTTCATGATTGGGTCATAAAAAGCCTTCGCGCGTTCAATATCTTCGGTACCGAGAAAAACATGGCTGAACATAACTAACCTCTTCTTTTATTGAAAGAACCATCTAAACTAGACCTATAATTCGTGTTTGTCTAGGCACGCCATTCGGTCACAACTGTTGCTTAACCCATTGAGCAAACACTTGAAACTTAGTACGTTGATCCATCCCTTTAGGGCATACTAAGTCATACCCTTTGCCAGATTCCATACTCATAAATGGAGTAATTAACAAACCTTGGTCAATCTGCGACTTCATAAATTCTAGACGTCCGAGTGCCACTCCCATAGAGAGCATTGCAGCATCCATAGCCAAGCGGTTATCGCTGTAATAATCACATTGCAAAGTACAATCCACATCGCTTTGGGCTTCATGTAACCAACGTTGCCATGCCGTAACATCCCCACTGTGGATGAACTGAATACGGTCCAAATACTGTATTCCCTTTTCTAGGCTGAATTTTTCAGCATATTCAGGGCTACACACAGGCGTTCGAATACCTGTAAACAATCGCTCACTGTGATGATTTGGATAGTGGCCTTCACTGTAAAATATTGCCACATCATACGGTTCAAATTGAAAATCAGATTGGTTCTGTTTGGTTTGCAGTTTGATGCTTAAATTGGGGTACAGTTTTCTAAACTCAGGTAAACGAGGCATCAACCAAGAGGACGCAAAATAAGGCGAGGTTGCAATGTACAACTCCCCGCTCAACTCTCCGGTTTGAATGTCCACTAGCTCAGAAAAAATAGATTCGAAAGAAACATTCAACATAGCCAAAACGCGTTGACCTTCAGGTGTGAGTTCAAGCTTCCTCGTCTTGCGAACAAACAAGTTGAACTTCAATTGTTGTTCTAGTTTCTTGATACGATGACTGACTCCACCTTGAGTCAGAAATAGCTCTTCGGCAGCAAGAGTAAAACTCAAATGTTTGGCCGAAACACTGAATGTGTGCAACAACGACAGCGTTTGTTGGCGATTCTCAAACAAGCCCATAGATTAACCTCACTAATGCATAAACCATCGATACTGGTTTGTCGGCGTACTTATTCATCATATAGATTAAACCATGTAATCTAAATAATAATGGTGAGTAAAATGATGCAAAAACTAAAAGTTACGGTGATTGGTGGTGGCTCAAGTTACACCCCTGAGCTGATCGAAGGCTTACTTAAACGCTATCACGAATTACCTATTTCTGATATTTGGCTGGTCGATATCGAAGAAGGTATGGAAAAAGCGCAAGTGATTGCAGATTTAACCCAGCGAATGATTAAGAAAGCCAACTGTGATATCACAGTACACCTTACGACAGACCGAAAAGCAGCGCTCGTTGACGCAAACTTTGTCTGTTCTCAATTTCGAGCCGGTCGGTTAGAAGCAAGATTACGAGATGAAAGAATTGCACTAAAATATCGCATGATTGGCCAAGAGACGAATGGCTTGGGCGGCTTCTCTAATGCTTGTCGAACCATACCCATAGCTTTAGAAATCGCAAAAGAGATGGAAGTACTCTGCCCAGAAGCTTGGTTACTCAACTTCACCAACCCATCAGGCATGGTAACTGAAGCCTTGATTAAACACTCGACCATCAAAACCGTTGGTTTGTGTAATGTGCCTGTGAATATGGAGCGCGGTGCTGCCAAAATGCTAGGTGCAGAACGCAAAGATATGACGATGCAAATAGCCGGCTTAAATCACTTGGTGTGGGCTCGTAAAGTGCTCCATGAGGGCCAAGACAAACTGGGTGAACTGATTGAGGAACTTATTGTTGGCAACGACCAAATGATGCCGAAGAACATCCCTCCCTTTGAATGGGACGGCGAGCTTATTCGTTCTTTAAACCTAGTTCCTTGTGCTTACTTACGCTACTACTATCAATCAAGAGACATCTTAGACAAAGAGTTTGCAGCTTCAGAAAGCAGTACCAATCGCGCGGATTTGGTCGCGAAAGTTGAGCAACAGTTGCTAAAGATCTACAAAGACCCGACGCTCGATACTAAACCTCAATTATTAGAAGAGCGAGGGGGCGCATACTACTCTGAAGCGGCCTGTGAGCTCATGAGCAGTATTCACAATAACAAACGTTCTATCATGCACGTCAACACCCGCAACAATGGTGCGATTCAAGGTCTACCCGATGACTGTGCGGTAGAAGTGAGTTCGGTGATCACCAGTAGCGCAATCCTGCCACTGAACGTAGAACCTTTTGATAGCGATACATTGCGCTTGATTCAACAAATGAAAGAGTTTGAAACGCTAACGGTTAAAGCGGCGATGACAGGTGATATTGCGTTAGCTAAACGCGCTTTGATTCTGAATCCTATTGTCGATAGCGGTTCTCATATCGAGGAAGCATTACAAGAAACGATACGAGAGAACCTAGACTTCATGCCTGCGTTTGCTCATCGACTAACTCAGGATAAGCAATAACCTAGTCGTGTTAGCTCACTCGAAAATGGGCTAACACAAATAACCTACATTCGATCCTATTCATAAGAGGCCAACGATGAAACTGATATTAAACGCCGACGATTTCGGCCTCACTGAAAGCGTGAACGATGGCATCGTCGATTGCTTCAAAGCAGGCATGGTGAAATCGACCACCATAATGATGAACCAACCGGGAACACAACACGCTATTGAACTTTACCATCAAGGCTTGGTGCCGGAAGTAGGCTTGCACTTCACGGTCACCGCTGGGAAACCACTGACGTCACCAGAGCTGGTTCCGAGCTTAGTAGACGAACACGGCAACTTCTTTAGCAACGTGACCCTGTTCGATAAATCAGATGTGAATGAAGATGAAGTAATACTCGAACTCAACGCACAATACCAAGCTGCTATCGATGCGGATTTAAAGATTAATCATATCGACAGCCATCATTTTGGGGGCGTATTTAAACCTCTAAAAGCAGCGTTTACTCGTACAGTGAATCGCATTGGTCTGCCAGTAAGACGAATCGATAACATCTTAAGTGGCCAAGATTCATTGCAAGTATCGACACCTGATGCTTTCGACATGCGTTTCTTTGACGAAGGCGTATCACTGAATGGCCTGCAAGATTTATTGCTGAGCTACCAAAGTAAGATGCCTGACGGTGTGCTTGAGTTGATGTGCCACCCTTCATTAGTGGCTTGTGAACAGCTCAAGTCTCTATCGAGCTACAGTGATAAACGTGTTGAGGAGTATAAGCTTCTCACCAGCCCGGAACTCAAGCAGTGGCTAAACGACAGTCAAATAGAGTGTATTGGATTCGTCGAACTCAGATAGGGAGCCTTAAGTCAGAGCTACTCAACGATGCGTTGAGCGCCCTGCCCTTGGTCGTGCAGGATATCTTCAGGGTTCAATAAATGGCACTTCTGCATACTTAAACAGCCGCAGCCGATACAGCCGGTTAGGTTTTCTTGTAGCGAGCGGATTTGTGCCATTTTGCTGTCGAGTTGCCCCTGCCACTTCTTCGCGACTCGCTCCCAATCGCGCTTAGTCGCAGTCTGGTTCATTGGCAAAGTAGACAACTCTTCGGTGATCTCTTCAAGCGTGAAACCAATCGACTGCGCGACTTGAATCAGGGCAATTCGTCGCAACATCGCTGATTGATAACGACGTTGATTGCCATTAGTACGAATCGAAGCAATCAGCCCTTTGGTTTCATAAAAGCGCAGCGCTGAAGGTGCCACGCCACTGCGCTCTGCCAATTGGCCTATGGTGAGATATACGATGTTTCTCATTTCTACCTTATCCTTGGTAATCACAAATAGATTAAGTTCACTTTAACTTCATAATAACCACCACTTTTCTCGTTCACCAATAAAGAGAGTAAAACTTTGAATGCGAGCATCAACTATTTAAGCAGTAATATTTTGAACAGTAGCGTTCTGATTTTGAATGATAGCCTTCTAATTTTAATAAAGTGATTGGCGAAAATGTAATTAGTCAAACAATTCAATAACTAACTTATTGTCTTTAATCACAAGGTTAGGTTCCGAAGACTTAATCAACGACTCTTGCACTTTATTACTATCGAGCTTGTAAACCGGAGATTGAGACAGGGCAAAACCGATCATCGAGACGGCAGGTTTGAGTAGTTTCTCTATTTCAGGGGAAAGCTGGTTCCCCTTTTCATCAAAGCGTTCTAGGCGCAGTGACTTCAAATAAATCTCACCACTCTCTTTGTCGTATTCAGGAACAGCGCTAAATTCAATATCTAGATCTAACCCCATGTTCGGCATATTAAACACCTGAACTTTTGCATTGGTATTCGCCAGAACAGAAACACGCTCGGTATCTGCTCTGCCAATTTGAACCGCTAAGTCATCGACAGCGACTTGCGCATACATAACGTTTTGCACACCGACTTCCTGCTCTAACATCACCGAATCTTGGAGGTAGTTTGTCATTTCTTGCTCAGTCACGCTGTAGCTAACACAGCCACCTAACATCAGTGCAGACGCTGCCAAAATGAACTTTTTTGCTACGTTAATTATCATCAATATCAGCTCTTTATCGTTAGTGAGTACTGT harbors:
- a CDS encoding VOC family protein; the encoded protein is MFSHVFLGTEDIERAKAFYDPIMKVLGYSEGSVDPKGRCVYVSQTGVLGLTKPIDGQPATHGNGMTVGFLASSPEAVDEWHRVGVENGGTSIENGPGARGSDERRLYMAYLRDPDGNKICATHFMP
- a CDS encoding carbohydrate deacetylase, with the protein product MKLILNADDFGLTESVNDGIVDCFKAGMVKSTTIMMNQPGTQHAIELYHQGLVPEVGLHFTVTAGKPLTSPELVPSLVDEHGNFFSNVTLFDKSDVNEDEVILELNAQYQAAIDADLKINHIDSHHFGGVFKPLKAAFTRTVNRIGLPVRRIDNILSGQDSLQVSTPDAFDMRFFDEGVSLNGLQDLLLSYQSKMPDGVLELMCHPSLVACEQLKSLSSYSDKRVEEYKLLTSPELKQWLNDSQIECIGFVELR
- a CDS encoding globin domain-containing protein → MSPNELFYESFERCRIDQEFLETFLADFCEHNPRFSERFESIGLEQQTKMLKASIILIHNSAGLSSVRNSVKKLGKRHKDLGMDISEQELNDWFNSLLNTVKKYDPHYDEQVEQAWTETLDVGLKIMKQECVVPHPVNQ
- a CDS encoding 6-phospho-beta-glucosidase, which produces MMQKLKVTVIGGGSSYTPELIEGLLKRYHELPISDIWLVDIEEGMEKAQVIADLTQRMIKKANCDITVHLTTDRKAALVDANFVCSQFRAGRLEARLRDERIALKYRMIGQETNGLGGFSNACRTIPIALEIAKEMEVLCPEAWLLNFTNPSGMVTEALIKHSTIKTVGLCNVPVNMERGAAKMLGAERKDMTMQIAGLNHLVWARKVLHEGQDKLGELIEELIVGNDQMMPKNIPPFEWDGELIRSLNLVPCAYLRYYYQSRDILDKEFAASESSTNRADLVAKVEQQLLKIYKDPTLDTKPQLLEERGGAYYSEAACELMSSIHNNKRSIMHVNTRNNGAIQGLPDDCAVEVSSVITSSAILPLNVEPFDSDTLRLIQQMKEFETLTVKAAMTGDIALAKRALILNPIVDSGSHIEEALQETIRENLDFMPAFAHRLTQDKQ
- a CDS encoding LysR substrate-binding domain-containing protein translates to MGLFENRQQTLSLLHTFSVSAKHLSFTLAAEELFLTQGGVSHRIKKLEQQLKFNLFVRKTRKLELTPEGQRVLAMLNVSFESIFSELVDIQTGELSGELYIATSPYFASSWLMPRLPEFRKLYPNLSIKLQTKQNQSDFQFEPYDVAIFYSEGHYPNHHSERLFTGIRTPVCSPEYAEKFSLEKGIQYLDRIQFIHSGDVTAWQRWLHEAQSDVDCTLQCDYYSDNRLAMDAAMLSMGVALGRLEFMKSQIDQGLLITPFMSMESGKGYDLVCPKGMDQRTKFQVFAQWVKQQL
- a CDS encoding DUF1439 domain-containing protein; protein product: MIINVAKKFILAASALMLGGCVSYSVTEQEMTNYLQDSVMLEQEVGVQNVMYAQVAVDDLAVQIGRADTERVSVLANTNAKVQVFNMPNMGLDLDIEFSAVPEYDKESGEIYLKSLRLERFDEKGNQLSPEIEKLLKPAVSMIGFALSQSPVYKLDSNKVQESLIKSSEPNLVIKDNKLVIELFD
- the soxR gene encoding redox-sensitive transcriptional activator SoxR; the encoded protein is MRNIVYLTIGQLAERSGVAPSALRFYETKGLIASIRTNGNQRRYQSAMLRRIALIQVAQSIGFTLEEITEELSTLPMNQTATKRDWERVAKKWQGQLDSKMAQIRSLQENLTGCIGCGCLSMQKCHLLNPEDILHDQGQGAQRIVE